CAGAGCATTGTGAAGCATCGAACAAGCACCAATATAAGCAACAGCAATCTTGAACTCCTCCTCTATCGGCCTGCTCAAAACGCCCCAACTCTTCAAACTAGCAATGGTTCTAAGCGCCGGAAAGCGCATCAAGCTATGCGCCCTATTGAAATACTCTTCACAGGAGCCCGGCACAGCGTCCACAAAAGGTACCATCAACCAAGGAAGCAAAGGGTACTCTCCATGTCCAACCACATACTGATTCAAAGCCACCCCATTTACATTCACCGGAAGTGAATTCAATaacctttcttcttcaatatccTTATACAAAGTTGACGACTTTAGAACCTTGTAGTCACCCTTATTGCCTCGAAACCCGACGACAATGCTCAAAATTTTCGATGTCGAATCGGCAACTATTTGAGCAGCAACGCCGTCTTCTTGAACTACATCGTTTGGTAACTTGGACATATGATTTTTGGCGACAATCTTGAACCTTGCACAATCAAGCACACCACAGCAATTTGGTAATCCGGTAAGGCTTTGGAACGCTGTGGACACGGATTCGAGCTCGTTTGGGGTAGGGAATGTGACCCAGAATCGGAAATCGGTGCACAAGACACGGCACAATTGCTTGGTGCAGAATTTCGCTACGGACTCCGAGACGCCGAGCTGCTTGGAGATTTTGGGGTAGTCCGCGCCGGTGGCTAACCGAAACAGGCCGATACCGAGCCGGCGCTCGGCGGAGAGGTTCAAGGGTGAACCAGCCGGGTCACGGCACTCCAGCAACGGTTCGAGCAAGCCGGAGAGCCATTCGAAGGTCGAGGAGGTCATCCTGAAGCAGTTCTTGAACGAGTCGGGAATCCGAG
The sequence above is drawn from the Alnus glutinosa chromosome 11, dhAlnGlut1.1, whole genome shotgun sequence genome and encodes:
- the LOC133880856 gene encoding protein ANTAGONIST OF LIKE HETEROCHROMATIN PROTEIN 1-like, with translation MESRKLAALLSSVISQLLLLLLLLFPSSTPLSLSSNSNSNSNSNAKIFPLLHHFLSSQGIAASLSLLSISRKRKRTHLPDSGPTHDDEDPQLGRRLGLTRIPDSFKNCFRMTSSTFEWLSGLLEPLLECRDPAGSPLNLSAERRLGIGLFRLATGADYPKISKQLGVSESVAKFCTKQLCRVLCTDFRFWVTFPTPNELESVSTAFQSLTGLPNCCGVLDCARFKIVAKNHMSKLPNDVVQEDGVAAQIVADSTSKILSIVVGFRGNKGDYKVLKSSTLYKDIEEERLLNSLPVNVNGVALNQYVVGHGEYPLLPWLMVPFVDAVPGSCEEYFNRAHSLMRFPALRTIASLKSWGVLSRPIEEEFKIAVAYIGACSMLHNALLMREDYTALSDELGDCDQSTHYDGGDGGLEEILVESKSYVIRSALATRAKEFRD